The following proteins are co-located in the Myroides profundi genome:
- a CDS encoding DUF2971 domain-containing protein, translating to MYKDGKNITLPSDPNTVVWKYLDLSKFLDLLLSNKLFMSRSDKFEDQYEGTFSEPTFEEIKRISQDNPDFLHHYKQKRKNIVISSWHLNECESFAMWQIFTKNKEGIAIQSTLERLQKAVSVENRIDQYIGEVNYIDYKREFIPFDDEFFPFLFKRQSFQYEKEVRIISDVSPLSIEVNEGIKIHVDIEQLIEKIYIHPKSENWYKNLVLELMHKLNFKFHVEKSDLESDILI from the coding sequence ATGTATAAAGACGGTAAAAATATAACACTCCCTAGCGATCCGAATACTGTTGTATGGAAGTACTTAGACTTATCTAAGTTTTTAGATTTATTACTGTCTAATAAACTATTCATGTCTAGATCTGACAAATTTGAAGATCAGTATGAAGGGACATTTAGCGAGCCAACTTTTGAAGAGATAAAAAGAATCAGTCAAGACAATCCTGATTTCTTACATCACTATAAACAGAAAAGAAAGAATATAGTCATCAGTAGTTGGCATCTTAATGAATGTGAGTCTTTCGCAATGTGGCAAATATTCACCAAAAACAAAGAAGGTATCGCTATTCAATCTACTCTAGAACGACTGCAAAAAGCGGTCTCTGTAGAAAACCGAATAGACCAATACATCGGAGAAGTAAACTATATCGATTACAAAAGAGAGTTTATTCCTTTTGACGATGAGTTCTTCCCATTCTTGTTCAAAAGACAAAGTTTTCAATACGAAAAAGAGGTTCGTATTATCTCAGATGTTAGCCCTCTGAGTATCGAAGTCAATGAGGGTATTAAAATACATGTGGATATCGAACAATTAATAGAAAAAATTTATATTCATCCTAAGTCGGAGAATTGGTACAAAAACTTAGTATTAGAGCTAATGCATAAGTTAAACTTCAAATTTCATGTGGAGAAATCTGACTTAGAAAGTGATATATTAATCTAA
- a CDS encoding phospho-sugar mutase — MQIEKEILAKAELWLKEPFDAETQASVQKMMDTDPATLKDSFYKNLEFGTGGMRGIMGIGTNRINKYTLGKNTQGLSNYIKQSFPNQEWKVAINFDCRHNSQELAKVVADVFTANGIKVYLFAEMRPTPELSFAVRHYGCNAGIVLTASHNPPEYNGYKVYWQDGGQIVPPNDAAVIDEINRLTYNEVNFKGDDNLITYVGEELDAAFIQSTVENASFDTPQSVKDQLKIAYTSLHGTSIKLIPRAFEAAGYKNVFIVKEQAEPDGDFPTVKSPNPEEPEALTMALQLADETGADIVIGTDPDSDRIGIGVRDLDGNMILLNGNQTMVMMTGFLLEQYKRNIGFKGNEFIGSTIVSTPMMLDLAESYGVECKVGLTGFKWIAKFINECPTQKFIGGGEESFGYMVGDAVRDKDAVASALLVCEIAAVAKAAGSSFYRELMNLYIDNKFYKEYLISLVKKGISGAEEIKQMMIELRENPLTEIIGQRVVCVEDYQSSEAKNLFTNEIEPIHVPKSNVLIYYLEDGTKIAARPSGTEPKIKFYFSVNEPLHDIAEVKATEKVLDQKIQDIINEMKLN, encoded by the coding sequence ATGCAAATAGAAAAAGAAATCTTAGCAAAAGCAGAATTATGGTTAAAAGAACCTTTTGACGCTGAAACACAGGCTTCTGTTCAAAAAATGATGGATACTGACCCTGCAACTCTTAAAGACAGTTTTTATAAAAACTTAGAGTTCGGTACAGGAGGTATGCGTGGTATAATGGGAATTGGTACAAATCGTATCAACAAATATACACTAGGTAAAAATACACAAGGATTATCAAACTATATCAAACAATCATTCCCTAACCAAGAATGGAAAGTAGCTATCAACTTTGACTGTCGTCACAACAGTCAAGAGTTAGCGAAAGTAGTAGCAGATGTATTCACAGCTAACGGTATTAAAGTATACTTATTCGCAGAGATGCGCCCTACTCCTGAGTTATCTTTCGCGGTAAGACACTACGGATGTAATGCAGGTATCGTATTAACAGCTTCTCACAACCCACCAGAATACAATGGATATAAAGTATACTGGCAAGATGGTGGACAAATCGTTCCTCCTAATGATGCGGCTGTTATAGACGAAATCAACAGGTTAACCTATAATGAAGTAAACTTCAAAGGAGATGATAACCTGATTACTTATGTAGGAGAAGAACTAGATGCTGCGTTTATCCAATCTACTGTAGAGAATGCGAGCTTTGATACTCCACAGTCTGTAAAAGATCAATTAAAAATAGCGTATACTTCTCTACACGGTACTTCTATCAAACTTATCCCTAGAGCATTCGAAGCTGCTGGATATAAGAATGTATTCATCGTAAAAGAACAAGCAGAACCAGATGGGGACTTCCCTACTGTAAAATCTCCTAATCCAGAAGAACCAGAAGCATTGACTATGGCACTTCAGTTAGCAGATGAGACAGGTGCAGATATCGTGATTGGTACTGACCCTGATTCTGACCGTATCGGTATAGGTGTACGTGACTTAGATGGTAATATGATTCTGTTAAATGGTAACCAAACTATGGTGATGATGACAGGTTTCTTACTAGAACAGTACAAACGCAATATCGGTTTTAAAGGAAATGAATTTATTGGTTCTACTATCGTTTCTACTCCTATGATGCTAGACTTAGCAGAAAGCTATGGTGTAGAGTGTAAAGTAGGATTAACAGGATTTAAATGGATAGCTAAGTTTATCAATGAATGTCCTACTCAGAAATTTATCGGTGGTGGTGAAGAGAGTTTTGGATATATGGTAGGTGATGCTGTACGTGATAAAGACGCTGTAGCTTCTGCTCTATTAGTATGTGAGATCGCAGCTGTAGCTAAAGCTGCAGGTAGTTCTTTCTATAGAGAGTTAATGAATCTATATATCGACAATAAGTTCTATAAAGAATACCTTATTTCTCTAGTGAAAAAAGGAATCTCTGGAGCTGAAGAGATTAAACAAATGATGATCGAGTTAAGAGAAAATCCACTTACTGAAATCATCGGACAGAGAGTAGTATGTGTAGAAGACTATCAATCTAGTGAAGCGAAGAACTTATTCACTAACGAGATAGAACCTATCCATGTGCCTAAATCTAATGTACTAATCTATTATCTAGAAGATGGTACGAAGATAGCTGCTCGTCCTAGTGGTACTGAACCGAAGATTAAATTCTACTTTAGCGTAAACGAACCATTACACGATATCGCTGAAGTAAAGGCAACGGAGAAAGTATTAGACCAAAAAATTCAAGATATCATCAACGAAATGAAGTTGAATTAG
- the pncB gene encoding nicotinate phosphoribosyltransferase, producing MNTNQVIVSILDNDFYKFTMQYAAIKQFPYAKASYIFINRGQHKYPPGFAEALRSAVDEMAKLKLTKAEKIFLEKTCPYLDPTYLDFLQGYHYDPSEIEISQDGPDLEVHIKGYWYRSILWEVPLMSIICELYYKMTNSERDSSEKVIANTRNKIEKYKELGITIAEFGTRRRHSYAVHQLVVDTLKQYGDGSFIGTSNVHLAMKYNTKPIGTHAHEWFMFHAAKYGFKMANSMGLEHWVDTYRGDLGIALTDTYTSKVFFEQFDKKFAKLFDGVRHDSGDPLDFADQVIAHYKSLNIDPTQKTIIFSDGLNPEKVERIANHCKGRIGMSFGIGTDFTNDVGLDAMNIVIKMSQALPEGGYWTDVVKLSDEPKKHTGTPEMIELAQRLLEIPVSK from the coding sequence ATGAACACTAACCAGGTTATCGTATCTATATTAGATAACGATTTCTATAAGTTTACGATGCAGTACGCTGCTATAAAACAATTCCCTTATGCTAAAGCGTCCTATATCTTTATCAATAGAGGACAACATAAATACCCCCCAGGTTTTGCTGAAGCACTGCGCTCTGCCGTAGACGAAATGGCAAAACTAAAACTAACAAAAGCAGAGAAGATATTCTTAGAAAAGACTTGTCCTTACTTAGACCCTACTTATCTTGACTTCTTACAAGGGTATCACTATGATCCATCAGAAATAGAAATATCACAAGATGGACCAGACCTAGAAGTACATATCAAAGGATATTGGTATAGATCTATCTTATGGGAAGTACCTCTTATGTCTATTATCTGTGAGCTATATTATAAAATGACTAATTCTGAAAGAGACTCTTCTGAAAAGGTTATTGCAAATACGCGTAACAAAATAGAGAAATACAAAGAATTAGGGATTACTATTGCTGAATTTGGTACTAGAAGAAGACACTCTTATGCAGTACACCAATTAGTGGTAGACACCTTAAAGCAATATGGTGATGGCAGCTTCATCGGGACGAGTAATGTACACTTAGCAATGAAGTATAACACTAAACCAATCGGAACACATGCACACGAATGGTTTATGTTCCACGCAGCTAAGTATGGTTTTAAAATGGCGAACTCAATGGGATTAGAACATTGGGTAGATACTTATAGAGGAGATCTAGGAATCGCATTAACGGATACATATACAAGTAAAGTTTTCTTTGAACAGTTTGATAAGAAATTTGCTAAGCTATTTGACGGGGTTAGACATGACAGTGGGGATCCACTAGACTTCGCTGATCAAGTCATCGCGCATTACAAATCATTAAATATAGATCCTACTCAGAAGACAATTATCTTCTCTGATGGATTAAATCCTGAAAAAGTAGAGCGTATCGCTAATCACTGCAAAGGAAGAATAGGAATGTCATTTGGTATCGGTACAGACTTTACTAATGATGTGGGGCTAGACGCTATGAATATCGTAATCAAGATGTCTCAAGCTCTTCCAGAGGGAGGATATTGGACTGATGTAGTGAAATTATCTGATGAGCCTAAAAAGCATACAGGAACTCCTGAGATGATAGAATTAGCACAGAGATTATTAGAGATTCCTGTTTCTAAATAA
- a CDS encoding DUF4199 domain-containing protein: MKNPVNKVGITFGIILAIYYTLFNSVIFFTDKALFANTFAGFFNMGVMVILGILTIYFARKKAGGYVTFREAFTPFFLMVIIGVTVNIIIYNILFNIVDPSAKDEISKSLYEMLIKTLDGSGLPQEQINEQLEKARNINQFAPKSQLFLWAGSVLRNSILGILLAAIFKNKSEFVNPHPEVNHDVDTDFNKDHK; this comes from the coding sequence ATGAAGAACCCAGTAAATAAAGTAGGTATTACTTTCGGAATCATATTAGCCATCTATTACACACTTTTTAACAGTGTAATATTTTTCACAGACAAAGCCTTATTTGCCAATACTTTCGCTGGTTTTTTTAATATGGGTGTGATGGTTATCTTAGGAATACTAACTATCTATTTTGCTCGTAAAAAAGCTGGAGGATATGTTACATTCAGAGAAGCCTTTACTCCATTCTTTTTAATGGTCATCATCGGAGTGACTGTGAATATTATCATTTATAATATTCTTTTTAATATCGTGGATCCTTCTGCTAAGGATGAAATCAGCAAATCTCTTTATGAGATGTTAATCAAAACATTAGACGGGTCTGGACTTCCACAAGAACAAATCAATGAACAATTAGAAAAAGCTAGAAATATCAACCAATTTGCTCCTAAATCACAATTGTTTTTATGGGCAGGTAGTGTACTTAGAAATTCAATACTAGGGATATTATTAGCTGCTATATTTAAAAATAAATCAGAATTCGTAAACCCTCATCCTGAAGTTAATCACGATGTAGACACTGATTTTAATAAAGATCACAAATAA
- a CDS encoding nucleoside-diphosphate kinase, which translates to MATNRTFTMIKPDAVEAGNIGGIINMITEGGFKIVSMKLTQLTVRDAQKFYEVHSERPFYGELVEFMSRGPIVAAILEKENAVEDFRKLIGATNPAEAAEGTIRKKYAKSIGENAVHGSDSDENAAIESAFHFSGREQF; encoded by the coding sequence ATGGCAACGAACAGAACTTTTACAATGATTAAACCTGATGCTGTAGAAGCAGGTAATATCGGTGGAATCATCAACATGATTACTGAAGGAGGATTTAAAATCGTTTCAATGAAGTTAACTCAATTAACTGTAAGAGACGCTCAAAAATTCTATGAAGTACACAGTGAAAGACCTTTCTACGGAGAATTAGTTGAATTCATGTCTAGAGGTCCAATCGTAGCAGCTATCTTAGAAAAAGAGAACGCTGTAGAAGATTTCAGAAAATTAATCGGTGCTACTAACCCAGCTGAAGCTGCTGAAGGTACTATCCGTAAAAAATATGCAAAATCAATCGGTGAAAACGCAGTACACGGATCTGATAGCGACGAGAACGCTGCTATCGAGTCTGCTTTCCACTTCTCAGGAAGAGAGCAATTCTAA
- a CDS encoding ABC transporter ATP-binding protein translates to MNEYFKKILHFGKPYKTYAYLNVFFNILYALFSALSFVALIPMLTVLFGDAKKVTEKPIYTGIGHIKNYLEDYMSYFITQYTAEHGAQDTLMVMAAVIISLFLLKNLFNYWAMYFITFLRNGVLKDIRNAMYKKSLELPLSFFSEKRKGDVISRITSDVLEIQHSFLSILEVVVREPLTIVFTIVAMFAISTELTLFVFIFVPISGVIISKVGKTLKKSSQKASEEQGYFLSIIEESLSGLKVIKSFNSEKNFNKKFQDSTHSFYELNNTILNRQNLSSPLSEFLGIVTIAVLLVYGGHLVLGEGTLTGAAFIAYIGMAYNILTPAKAMSKASYSLKRGNAAAERVLQVLEENNPIESKENAIAKSSFEDKIEVDNISFKYEEEYVLKDFTLTVPKGKSVALVGQSGSGKSTIANLLTRFWDINEGAIKIDNEDIRNLELSDLRDLIGLVTQDSILFNDTIKNNLKLGKEDATDEEIMQALKIANAYEFVKDLPHGIDTNIGDAGNKLSGGQKQRLSIARAVLKNPPIMILDEATSALDTESEKLVQVALDNMMQNRTSIIIAHRLSTIQKADLIVVMQKGKIVEQGTHEELIQLNGTYSKLVSLQSLE, encoded by the coding sequence ATGAACGAATACTTTAAGAAGATACTTCACTTTGGTAAGCCATATAAGACCTATGCTTACTTAAACGTTTTTTTTAATATACTATACGCTTTATTCAGTGCACTATCTTTTGTGGCATTGATCCCGATGTTGACAGTACTTTTTGGTGATGCCAAAAAAGTTACAGAGAAACCTATCTATACAGGTATAGGACATATCAAGAATTACTTAGAAGACTATATGTCTTACTTCATCACGCAGTATACTGCAGAGCATGGAGCTCAAGATACCTTGATGGTAATGGCTGCTGTAATTATCTCGTTGTTTTTACTAAAAAACTTATTTAACTATTGGGCGATGTACTTTATTACCTTCCTAAGAAATGGGGTATTAAAAGATATTCGTAATGCAATGTATAAAAAGTCATTAGAATTACCTCTATCGTTCTTCTCTGAAAAAAGAAAAGGGGATGTGATCTCTCGAATCACTTCAGATGTACTAGAGATACAACACTCTTTCTTATCTATCTTAGAAGTAGTGGTAAGAGAACCTCTGACTATCGTATTTACTATTGTAGCTATGTTTGCAATCAGTACTGAACTAACTTTATTCGTATTTATATTTGTTCCTATCTCAGGTGTGATCATTTCTAAAGTAGGTAAGACCTTAAAGAAAAGTTCACAAAAAGCTTCTGAAGAACAAGGGTACTTCTTATCTATTATAGAAGAATCTCTATCTGGGCTAAAAGTGATCAAAAGCTTTAATTCAGAAAAAAACTTCAATAAAAAGTTTCAAGACTCTACACATAGTTTCTATGAACTAAACAATACTATCCTTAACCGTCAGAACTTATCTTCTCCACTTAGTGAATTCTTAGGTATCGTGACTATCGCTGTATTATTAGTATACGGTGGTCATCTAGTACTAGGTGAAGGTACACTGACAGGGGCTGCATTTATTGCTTATATCGGTATGGCTTATAATATCCTTACACCTGCTAAGGCTATGTCTAAGGCTTCATACTCATTAAAACGTGGTAATGCTGCTGCAGAGCGTGTGTTACAGGTGTTAGAAGAAAATAACCCTATCGAAAGCAAAGAAAATGCAATAGCGAAGTCTAGCTTCGAGGATAAAATAGAGGTAGATAATATCTCGTTTAAATACGAAGAAGAGTACGTATTAAAAGACTTTACCCTTACAGTACCAAAAGGAAAATCTGTAGCTCTAGTAGGTCAGTCTGGTAGTGGTAAGAGTACGATAGCAAACTTATTGACTCGATTCTGGGATATCAATGAAGGAGCAATTAAAATAGATAACGAAGATATTCGTAACTTAGAGCTGAGCGATCTACGTGATCTTATTGGACTAGTAACTCAGGATAGTATCTTATTCAATGATACGATCAAGAACAATCTTAAACTAGGTAAAGAAGATGCTACAGATGAAGAAATCATGCAAGCACTTAAAATAGCTAATGCGTATGAGTTCGTAAAAGATCTACCTCATGGTATAGATACCAATATCGGTGATGCTGGAAATAAATTATCTGGAGGACAGAAACAACGTCTGTCTATCGCAAGAGCAGTACTTAAGAATCCTCCAATCATGATATTAGACGAAGCAACGTCTGCATTAGATACAGAAAGCGAAAAACTAGTACAGGTTGCCTTAGATAATATGATGCAAAATAGAACATCTATTATCATAGCACACCGTTTATCTACAATCCAAAAAGCAGACTTAATCGTAGTCATGCAAAAAGGTAAAATAGTAGAACAAGGTACTCATGAAGAGCTAATCCAGTTAAATGGTACTTACTCTAAATTAGTTTCACTACAATCATTAGAATAA
- a CDS encoding glycosyltransferase family 2 protein yields MNLSIVIPLLNEAESLPELHTWITKVMQENGFTYEILFIDDGSKDKSWDIITALAARDTQVKGIRFQRNFGKSQALHAGFAQALGDVVITMDADLQDSPDEIPALYDMISKEGYDMVSGWKKKRYDSVVSKNLPSKLFNWAARKTSGVQLNDFNCGLKAYKNEVVKNIEVSGEMHRYIPVLAKNEGYDKIGEKVVIHQARKYGTTKFGMSRFIYGFLDLITIWFLSKFGKRPMHLFGSLGVITFGIGFCAAFFIGANKLYKLYYGLPAIRVTQDPWFYISLVTMIIGTQLFLAGFLGELILKTKTNISRYKIAEQSGF; encoded by the coding sequence ATGAATCTATCAATAGTAATTCCTCTGCTAAACGAAGCAGAGTCTCTGCCAGAACTACATACGTGGATAACTAAAGTTATGCAGGAGAACGGCTTTACCTATGAGATTCTATTTATCGATGATGGGAGTAAAGACAAATCGTGGGACATAATCACTGCACTAGCAGCTAGAGATACTCAGGTAAAAGGAATACGCTTCCAACGCAACTTCGGTAAATCACAGGCTTTACACGCTGGATTTGCACAGGCACTAGGAGATGTAGTGATCACTATGGATGCTGACCTTCAAGATAGCCCTGATGAGATACCAGCACTGTATGATATGATCTCTAAAGAGGGGTATGATATGGTATCAGGTTGGAAAAAGAAACGATATGACTCTGTCGTATCTAAAAACCTTCCTTCCAAACTATTTAACTGGGCAGCGAGAAAAACTTCTGGTGTTCAGTTAAACGACTTTAACTGTGGACTGAAGGCCTATAAGAATGAGGTCGTTAAAAATATAGAGGTATCTGGTGAGATGCACCGCTACATCCCTGTTCTAGCCAAAAATGAAGGCTATGATAAAATAGGTGAAAAAGTAGTCATCCACCAAGCACGTAAATACGGTACTACTAAATTTGGGATGAGTAGATTTATCTACGGTTTTCTAGACTTGATTACCATTTGGTTCCTCTCTAAATTTGGCAAAAGACCGATGCACTTATTCGGATCACTTGGGGTTATCACCTTTGGGATTGGGTTCTGTGCAGCCTTCTTTATTGGAGCAAATAAGCTGTATAAGCTTTATTATGGGTTACCAGCTATCCGAGTGACTCAAGATCCGTGGTTCTATATATCACTGGTAACGATGATCATCGGAACACAGTTATTCTTAGCAGGATTCTTAGGAGAACTTATACTAAAAACAAAGACAAACATTAGTAGATATAAAATCGCTGAACAAAGCGGTTTTTAA